In the genome of Leeuwenhoekiella sp. MAR_2009_132, one region contains:
- a CDS encoding M16 family metallopeptidase has product MTRLLTIISIVLLTFNAPLQAQEKTNFTNLKQQLPLDPSVITGKLENGLTYYIKENSRPQDKAELRLVINAGSILEDEDQRGLAHFVEHMAFNGTTSFQKNELIDYLQSIGVEFGADLNAHTGFDETVYKLTVPTDDQEIFDTSMQILKDWAGGITFSNEEIDNERGVVAEELRARSGAGSRMYDESIPVITNNARYASRLPIGSLDVILNSDYEAMKRFYRDWYRPDLMALVLVGDFDAKKAEAQVKSLFSDLEVPQRPKERTVYKIETANKPVAKVITDKETQNTTVAFYYKKEHEKTLSFEDYKTSLLESLYSGMLRERFNELTQDKDAPFLSASAGIGFFLGNKDSYFLRANLKEDQVLKGIEAVIAESERAKRFGFTETELERYKAKVLQNAVLFKTEADKIPNRIYVEALIDNFTFEDPVVSEDFRYNFYKEILPTISLNEVNAVAQTWVATSDVAIIVNAPEQDLAKLPEEAKLLNILKNGEGLNLKPYVDDMANVALMKDKPQPGKLTATSYNDKVDVTTWEFANGVTVIVKPTTFQNDMIAVRGFRPGGSSVAPDSIYVSAREAGRIVSESGVNSISNIQLQKLNMGRDVKVTPYINYYDELISASSNREDLERMFQMIHLYFTAPNKDANIFGSHKEQLISLYKGADDNPGSYFEKVIAQTMMNNHLRAVPLEVDQIEAELNIDEVYDFYKERFSNANEFTFIFAGNFDPDQIKELSTQYLASLPSNLDEGSNWEDIGLRRVTGKIKKTVNKGIDDKAQVAMRYTGTLDYSPEKLKKLNLLAKVLKIRLTEELREEMGGVYGVRVSGFTTDRPYDWYRMDIRFTCAPENVEVLKDKVFEEIAAIKKNGVSQENVDKIKEAELSNTEEFLNYDSFWIAKIKEAYELGRDYDSFLNYKEDISAIDSDYFKDAAMIYFDETNYAEFVLLPEE; this is encoded by the coding sequence ATGACACGTTTACTCACAATTATTAGTATTGTTTTACTAACCTTTAATGCTCCCTTACAGGCACAGGAGAAAACAAATTTTACCAATTTAAAACAGCAGTTACCTTTAGATCCTTCAGTGATTACAGGAAAACTAGAAAACGGTTTAACGTATTACATAAAGGAAAATTCAAGACCTCAAGATAAAGCAGAACTGCGTCTGGTAATTAATGCAGGTTCTATCTTAGAAGATGAAGACCAGCGCGGATTAGCGCATTTTGTAGAGCATATGGCATTTAACGGTACCACAAGTTTTCAGAAAAATGAACTTATTGATTATTTACAAAGTATAGGGGTTGAGTTTGGTGCAGATTTAAATGCGCATACTGGTTTTGATGAGACCGTATATAAGCTTACTGTTCCTACAGATGATCAGGAGATCTTTGACACCAGCATGCAAATTTTAAAAGATTGGGCTGGTGGTATTACTTTTTCAAATGAAGAAATAGACAATGAGCGAGGTGTTGTAGCAGAAGAGCTGAGAGCACGCAGCGGTGCGGGATCTAGAATGTATGATGAGTCTATACCGGTAATAACAAACAATGCGCGCTATGCAAGTCGGTTACCTATAGGAAGTCTGGATGTAATTCTAAATTCAGATTATGAGGCTATGAAACGTTTTTACAGAGACTGGTACAGACCAGATTTAATGGCTCTTGTACTGGTAGGTGACTTTGATGCTAAAAAAGCAGAAGCACAAGTAAAATCTCTTTTTAGTGACTTAGAAGTACCACAAAGGCCTAAGGAGCGTACTGTGTATAAAATAGAAACGGCTAATAAACCGGTGGCTAAGGTGATTACAGATAAAGAGACTCAGAATACTACGGTAGCTTTTTACTATAAGAAAGAACACGAGAAAACGCTAAGTTTTGAAGATTATAAAACTTCACTTCTTGAAAGCTTATACTCCGGGATGTTGCGAGAACGTTTTAATGAACTTACACAAGATAAAGATGCGCCTTTCTTAAGTGCTTCGGCAGGAATAGGTTTTTTCTTAGGCAATAAAGACAGTTATTTTTTAAGAGCAAATTTAAAAGAGGACCAGGTATTAAAAGGAATAGAAGCCGTTATTGCAGAAAGCGAGCGTGCAAAACGTTTTGGCTTTACAGAAACAGAGTTAGAACGCTACAAAGCAAAAGTTCTTCAGAATGCAGTGCTTTTTAAAACGGAAGCAGATAAAATACCCAATCGTATTTATGTAGAAGCGCTAATTGATAATTTCACTTTTGAAGATCCTGTAGTTAGTGAAGATTTTAGGTATAATTTTTATAAAGAAATTTTACCAACGATTAGCTTAAACGAGGTTAACGCAGTAGCACAAACCTGGGTAGCTACTTCAGATGTTGCTATTATTGTAAATGCTCCAGAGCAAGACCTTGCCAAATTACCTGAAGAAGCTAAGCTTTTAAATATTTTAAAAAATGGAGAAGGTTTGAATTTAAAGCCTTATGTAGATGATATGGCGAATGTAGCGCTGATGAAAGATAAGCCGCAACCCGGTAAACTTACAGCTACATCTTATAATGATAAAGTAGACGTTACAACCTGGGAATTTGCTAATGGGGTTACCGTTATTGTTAAACCTACAACCTTTCAGAATGATATGATTGCTGTACGTGGGTTTAGACCGGGTGGTAGTTCTGTAGCACCAGATAGTATTTATGTTTCGGCACGTGAAGCCGGTAGAATTGTTTCAGAAAGTGGGGTAAATTCAATTTCTAATATTCAATTACAAAAATTGAATATGGGTAGAGATGTCAAAGTAACGCCATATATTAATTATTATGATGAGCTAATTTCAGCAAGCAGCAATAGAGAAGATCTGGAGCGTATGTTTCAAATGATTCATTTATACTTTACAGCGCCTAATAAAGATGCAAATATTTTTGGCTCTCATAAAGAGCAATTAATTTCTTTATATAAAGGGGCAGATGATAACCCGGGTTCTTATTTTGAAAAAGTGATTGCACAGACGATGATGAATAATCATTTACGAGCTGTACCTCTTGAGGTCGATCAAATAGAAGCAGAGCTAAATATTGATGAGGTTTATGATTTTTACAAAGAGCGTTTTTCTAATGCAAATGAGTTTACATTTATTTTTGCAGGGAACTTTGATCCTGATCAAATTAAAGAGTTATCAACACAATATCTCGCGAGTTTACCATCTAATCTAGATGAAGGAAGCAACTGGGAAGATATAGGTTTAAGGAGAGTCACCGGGAAAATTAAAAAAACGGTAAATAAAGGGATTGATGATAAAGCTCAGGTAGCAATGCGATATACGGGCACACTTGATTATTCTCCTGAAAAATTGAAAAAACTCAACCTACTTGCAAAGGTTTTAAAAATTAGACTTACTGAAGAATTGCGAGAAGAAATGGGTGGCGTTTATGGTGTGCGCGTAAGTGGTTTTACAACAGACAGGCCTTACGACTGGTACAGAATGGATATACGTTTTACTTGTGCTCCTGAGAATGTTGAGGTATTAAAGGACAAGGTTTTTGAAGAAATTGCCGCTATTAAAAAAAATGGCGTTTCTCAAGAAAATGTTGATAAAATTAAAGAAGCAGAATTAAGCAATACTGAAGAGTTTCTAAACTATGACTCGTTCTGGATCGCTAAAATTAAAGAAGCTTATGAGTTGGGGCGGGATTATGACAGCTTTTTAAACTACAAAGAAGATATTTCAGCAATCGATTCAGATTATTTTAAAGATGCAGCAATGATTTATTTTGATGAAACTAATTATGCAGAATTTGTATTACTCCCAGAAGAGTAA